The sequence CTTTCCTTggttctctcttctctctctctctctctctctctctctctctctcttagaGGTGCTGGACCTCGAATCGAGTAGGCTTACGAGCCTAACATTGGTGCTCTCATTGAGAGTCCATGGCTGCCTTCCATGGTTGCCATACCACCCTCCACTACCACAACCCATGCCACTCACCATACAAAGCTTCCATGGCTGCAATACCACCCTCCACTACCACAACCTATGCCACTCACCATATGAAATGTTAGGCTCGTAAGCCTACTGGATTCGAGGTCCAGCACCtccgagagagagagagagagagagagagagagggagagagaagagagaactAAGGAAAGAAACTTTCTCTGATATTTTTCCTAATGCCCAGCGCTTATTACATGAGATATTTATAGTGGTAAGGATAGGGGACATGGTCCCGACAACACAAACGGAAAAGATGCAATATTAGAGAATTATCCTAACAAAAGATATTCCTTGATTTCCCACTAACTGCCTAGCTACAAGGTACAAATACTAGCTACTACTACGCGCTTCTTGCATGGTGCGTACTTCTCCAAATATGTTGGtgcccttttcttccttttgggcCTCGTCTCATCTACTTCTTGCAGACCCCATTGCTATCCCTATCATTCCTGCCCTCATcaaaaacaccttgtcctcaaggtgctGGGGGTTCAACGAATTGCTTCCAAAAGTGATACTAGGATCCCAAGGTTTATTCCGGCGAATTGCACCTAGTTTAGCAGTTGTGCATAATGCAACAGTCATTGATGGAAGTTTGGATGCGGCCATGGCAGTCCCACAAGGAGGAACAATGCTGAAGAGCTTGTTGGAGGGAATGGTGGTGCGAATGAGATCGAATAGATGAAGAACAAGCATAGGAAGCAGGCCCGACTAGGTTGTGGGCCGCGACTGTATGGGTACCAAAGGCAGAAGTGGTGGAGAAGGCATCATGGCTGGCGGAGGTGGCACAGTCGTGAATGTGGTAAGCGTGGGTGATGGAGTTGGCTTGAGCAGCGAAGGCAACGACAGAGGTGGCGGCGGAGGCGACGGCAGCGTCTGCGACGGAGTTGGCATGAGCGGAGTCGATATGATGGCGGCTGGTATCGATGCCTGCGCCGGAATGGAAGATGAAAAATGTGGAGTGGGATTGCGAGGTAGTCGCTGAAGAAGGTTGTCGATGGTGGTGGCCAAGGTGTCGATGAAAGCGGCCAGGTTGTGTTGGCTGAGGGTAAGTTTGGCTAAGACAGCCTCAAGGCGATCCTCGGTGGCAGACGAAAATTCAAGGTGGTGTGGTGGTTGTTGTGGGGGTAGTGGAGGGTGGTCTCGCAGCTGTTGAGGGCAGTCATGCAAGCTCTGTACGACGAGTAGTGTGGGTGGTGATAGGCAGCCATGGGAGCTTCGTATGGTGA comes from Glycine soja cultivar W05 chromosome 20, ASM419377v2, whole genome shotgun sequence and encodes:
- the LOC114401982 gene encoding proline-rich receptor-like protein kinase PERK2, giving the protein MAAISPSTTTTHVTHHTKLPWLPSMAAIPPSTTTTHATHHMKLPWLPLTIRSSHGCLSPPTLLVVQSLHDCPQQLRDHPPLPPQQPPHHLEFSSATEDRLEAVLAKLTLSQHNLAAFIDTLATTIDNLLQRLPRNPTPHFSSSIPAQASIPAAIISTPLMPTPSQTLPSPPPPPLSLPSLLKPTPSPTLTTFTTVPPPPAMMPSPPLLPLVPIQSRPTT